In Clupea harengus chromosome 23, Ch_v2.0.2, whole genome shotgun sequence, the sequence TGCAATGTGTTGTTTtcctgtctgagtgtctgtggtgTTAACTTGCATAACAGATGTTAAGTAGGAGCTTGATGTTGACTGCTGCACATTATACTGTGTATATCGTAATAGAAGGCGTCCTCAATATTTGCTGTGTCTAATCAGAGATGTGGTTTACCAAGGTCTttgggtgtttttgtgtatcATACTAATCATACTAAATAGCACAAGCCAAATCCCACCTCACCGCTCACTTGACTTGCTTAGGCTGATGGAGATACACCGGCACTGTTTGACCCGCTGGATCTTGCGATGACGGAAGGTTGGCTGCAGTTCTGGGCAGTCCAGTTCTACTGTGAGCATGGTGAACTTCTGTGGCTGGCAGAAAGCACAGCTCTGGAAGGATTCCTGGTCCTTGATATGCCGTGGGATGTAGAACGAGTTGCACTGGCCGTAGCAGAAGCGATTGATGACCGTGCGGCTCAAACAGCCCTCCTCACTCACAGTCTGCCGCAGGGCCTGAGTCTTACACCAGTCCCTCTTCAGGTACCTGCGCTCCGTCACCACCAGTGCTGCCCGGCTCGAGGCCAGAATGTCTTGTTTATTGCCATGCGCCTGACGGCTAGAAGTGTTGCCATGAGTCTTGTAGAGTGAGGGGATGGAGCCGTGTGGGCGGTGTGTGCGTGCACCAGCGGCTGACAAGCCCAGAACCACCACCAATAGAACCATACAGTTCATCCTGGGCAGAAATATCGGAGTCCTTCTGTGAATCAAATGGGAAACATCATACATTTCACAGAGAGAAGGTGCATTGCGATAAGTACTTCTGTCACAAATTAACTGGAATAACGGGGGACACACTACATGGagcggacgcacacacacacacacacacacacacacccctccctcaaaCTGTCATCATTTCCCCACATCATTGGATTCAAAGTGCAGGAGTTGGTAGATCTTAATTTGAGTAATAGGAGCACTGGGACAAAAATAATAGAAACACATAAATTGTAAACTAGTGACCAGACAAATGTTCAGATGTGCTGATCCACATAATGTAATGGATATCAGCTTTGGGATTTGAAATGAGATGTGTCATTTCTTATTCTGAAAAACAGtcacatgctcactcactcatctcAGAAATATGTCGGCCTTAACTCTTTGTAGTGTGTTGTTTGTCATCTCGTCACTCTAATTCACTTTCAACATTCCTTTGATGCATATTTGTTAAATGTCACTACAATGTAAGCCACAGAATGTGTTTTGATCTATAAAATTAAAATCAAATTAATTTCCAAAGGAAAGGCATATGGCAATTGTTTCATTCATTACCGTGCCATTCGGATTTCTCATTAGATGTCATTGTATAGTTGTATTAGAGGTCATTGTATAGTTGTTTTAGAGAGGTCATGGTATAGTTGTAACTCTCATCTCTGCTGCTGGTATATGGCAGCAGTAGGATCATCTCCATGGATACAGGATAGTAACATTGTCAAataattttcattttcatcacaCTGCATATGATTCTTATATTCAAGTAGACTGTAGCTGTAGCATGACCACCCCTAGTGAATTAGTAAAGACATTCAAAGTTCAGCTTTATTTCTTATATAATTCAGTACAAAGGATGCCCAGTTGATAAACACAgaatataaaacacatttttttcccctctcccaaATCCTTTACCACACAAGCTAACAGTGCAAGGTGGAGCAGTCACCAGTTCAGTGAGAAAGAATTAATCGGATCATTAACCCTTTCCTATCCTCCCGCTGCACCAGAGACCGAGGGAGatctcagacacacattacTGGAATTAACACAAACTTCTAAACAAAATGGCAAGTGTaaattgtacatttatttgaatCATGCTATTTTGCATATACTTTAACTTAATTACGTTCATGCTCTAAACAGTCACACTGATCATTATACTTGAGTTGTCATTGTATTAGGGGTTAGAGGGAAAGTTGCTGTTTATCCCTGAAAAGTCAGTCAATATTGGGAACAAAACGAAAAGAAATCAGAGCACTTCCACAACACTCCAAGCAAAATGTGTAAATATCTCTTgtacatgtgttcatgtgtccctTAGAGTGGTGAAGGCACCGCACTTCATTATCAAAAGATACTGAATGGCATTTTACCTGTGGTGAAGGTTGATCAGGCCAGGGTGATTTGGATGAAGCTATTCCAGTAGAGGTCCTTAAATTAGACGTGTGTGCGCTTTTGCAGCGTCTGATCCTCTGGTGCCATTGATCTGCTTCTCTAGTACTGGACTAGAGGAGGTGTGCCTTGATATCTCCGTCTCCCCTTTAGCCCTTTAGTGTGCGGCTCCCTCTGGTGGTTGCATGTGGATGTAATCGGATCCAGCTTTGGCCccaaacactttcacacacacaactctcactctatttggaaatggaaatggaggATAAACAAACTGTTCCTGTTCGTCTGATTCTCATTAGAAGATTTGGAGTACATCATCTCCAGACTTTGTCAGCTTCTATAACCTATTCTAAATGTGTAAAATCACTTTTAATGGAACAAGTAGAAATAGTCTGCACTTCTTTCACTCTATACAGCCCTTTAATGTAACAAGTACAAGTACTGTGCACGAGACCTTCCTCCACTTGATTTGGCTGATCAAATATTTTTGTTCCTGAACTGCTACATGCTTTTCCATTCTAAATGTTTCCACGTAGGATATTCCGGCGTCCTCGCTTACAGGTCCTCGTTCCTCTTAATAGGTCAGTTCCTCCACAAGCATGTAATGAAATGACACGCATGTCCTAGAACTGTGTCCgggacacacaccagaggaacGAGGAGGCATGAAAGGTATCGATTGGGATCTAACCTGTGTTATGTTGTGCACTCATCCTTGGCCATACTGACAAGGGTTTCTACACTCCTTTTCCTTACCCGGGTTCTGTCCAAAGTAATGAGTTTTTCCTCACAATACTCACTGATTatggtgttacagaaatataacTGAAAAAACGAGCTCAAATAAATGATATGATCCCAATGTAATCAAAAACATCTTTATTTTACAGATATATCATCTCTGTTGTGCGCTTCGCTCCATCTTCACTTGGGCCCCAGCATCTCACTGGGCACCACCCACTTGTCAAACTCCTCCTCCGTCAGGTAGCCCAGCGCGACCGCTGTGGCCTTGAGAGTTGAACCCTCTTTGTGAGCCGTCTTGGCAATTTTGGCAGCTTTGTCGTAACCTGTGGATAGAGTACATGCCCACATTATATCTCCAGTGACATTAAGGGATATATGGAAGGTTTAGTTTAATACAACACGGCTCTCTCTGAAGGGGCAACATACCGATGTGAGGGTTAAGTGCCGTCACCAGCATTAGGGATTCATTCATCAGCTTATTGATCCGCTCCGTGTTTGGTTCAATGCCCACCACACagttgtttgtgaaagagacagaagcgTCTCCCAGAAGCCTGGCAGAGTTGAGCATATTTTTGATCTACGAGGGGGAAAACAGTGAAATAGGTTAATGACACTTTGTCAAAAGGTGAGGACACATCATTATAAAATCATCAAACTAATAAGGTAACAACAGGCCTTGTCTGTCAAGGATGTGTTTTGCAGAACTAAACCCAGAGATACATTTGGGCTGGGGTTGCTCTTCAATGTCGTTAGGGTACCCTCAATCTTACCACATTCTTCATCAAGAATGTAAACTTTTCTCTGTCTTAATAATTCACACAATGCCTAAACAAGTCTTCATTCCTGCCATTAGGTCTCCTAACTCAAGATTAATGGCTGCTACTGTTATGTAGCCATAGAGTATATAAAATTCACAAGCTTTCCTGAATTTGAATTTTTTGTTTATGGCTAATTAGCAGGATGGTTTGACAGTTTTGATTGCATCATGCAAGTTGCAATGTAAAATACACTGCGATATCCTGGTAACAACACTGCTTATGGCTTTTTGTGTCGGTCAAACTATGGGAAAATGGTGCATTTGGTTGCCAGAATTAAGAAAAACTTCCTCGGGGAGGATATGCCCCTGAATCCCCCTACAGGGGATTGGTCATTTAATAGTTTCAATATTTTTATAAGATGCATATTAATGTCTGATGGACTTGGATCAAACAAGTGAGAAGTGGCTGGTCTTCACAGCACATTCCATTCCACAATTCCTGTCAATGGCACACCCACAAATTTATATGGgtgtattaataattaataattaataattcattttaaaaataCTATTATTGTTTGTTGTATATGTTAAGCAACCTTGAGTGTCATGAAAGGCacttttaaattaaatgtattattattattattattataattgtttACATTCAGGGATAGTCTGAAGTGGTAGCACTGCTTTGCAcctgagaaacacaaacagtctAAATCCTCTGGTAGTGCAATACTAATAATAACATGACTCTTCATATTTACCATCATTGGTTTGAAGACATTGAGTTCAAAGTGTCCATTGCTGCCTCCAATAGTGACAGCCACATGGTTCCCCATGACCTGCGCGGCCACCATAGTCATGGCCTCACACTGAGTGGGGTTCACTTTACCTGGAGGGGAGGACCAGAAGGATGCAGAAATGAAACATCATGATGGTAGCAGACCAGGGTTATCTGACCAAGGTGTAACCAATGTTTAGCCAGTCGACAACAGTTATACTCAGGTCGTGGCACATCAGACTGGACCTGGGTTGCAACCCGGAATTACATTACAGTCTGTATATGTAGCGGTTATTGTATTTTTTAAGCTTTGTATGTTTCATAATCTGGACCATAATCTGCCATTATtaacatagttttctgcttcattgctctgcttaTCCTTCTAATAGtgaccttatgagcacactgtacaCCCACTAAGCGGTTCTACATCCAATGCTTTGAATGCTGACTATCCATTTGTATCCACTATTCATGTGGTATATTTCATGTATAACCCTtcttttatgtttctttgaatCATGTATCATGTACACGCCACACatgtgctaatatgttttatcctctgatACGTGGATGAACCCATCTCCTTGCTCCTGATTCTcgcttctccttctctctatctctttctatctcttatCTGTCTATCCGGCCGACcctaagcagatgggtcccccctttgagctgaggttctgctcaaggtttcttcctgttaaaagggagtttgtcCTTGCCACTGtcaccttagtgcttgctctagggggttcagtcTCTGGGCTTTCTAAAACTCCTGGAGACCATTTTAATGATTATTTGGCGCTATATACATATTTTATTCAACTGAattgaatattttgaatgagATGAGATTCATAAGTCTTCACAAACTTTGGGAGAACTTCAGAAGGTTCAGAGAGATTTCATCTCCCCCTAGTGGCAAACGTAGGTAAACCTTTACCTGAACCCTACATCAGAAAAGTGACATGACTAGATTTCAGATCCCGCCATGAGTCGATAAGACAGTCAGTATCCaatcaaaacagtgttatgtcactaTCATTTGTAATGGTCATGATGCAATTGGCCCTGCTTCCCACCTAACAATGGCATCCAAAGTTCTACTACACATTGCCtacaatgcatcacacacattcGGATTGCCAGCCAAACTACCCATTTCTCTGCTGAGGTTTACAACCACCTAATCTACAATCATGGTAGATACAAAATCTAGCTGTTTTCTGTGAAGAACTTCCAGACTTTTCAGAAATGTTTATTAAACCATATCCTCTCACATGTCAGTAATTTTGCTTTCTACTACCTGCTCTTCATGTTCCGACTCTCTCCATGTCCCTGTTGCCCTAGCTCCTACAGtgtaatgaaagtgtgtgtgcacctcaaAGTGCATTTCAGATAAGGTGCAGTCAGACAATGTAGTCAGTAAATGGACTCTTACCAGGCATGATGCTGCTGCCTGGCTCATTCTCTGGCAGGATAAGTTCCCCCAGGCCAGAGCGTGGACCTGATCCCAGGAAGCGGATGTCATTGGCGATCTTCATCATGCTGACAGCCACAGTGTTCAGTGCTCCACTTAACTCCACCAGGGCATCGTGGGCAGCCAGAGCTTCAAATTTGTTTTCCGCCGTCACGAATGGCAGACCTGAACGTTCAGAGACACATCAAAACACCAGTCACGAATGGCAGACCTGACGGTCAGAGATACATCAAAACCTACGCTTAGTTGGATCACACGTGTTGATTTGCTGTTTACATTCAGATATTTTGACAGAAATATTCTACTGTATCTGTTCATGTCATTAGCCTCATGATGCAGTCTTGTATTCATCATGTACACACTGAATACTACCCTCTGAATGCTCAATGCTGCCATATTGGGCTACATGTTTATCACAAACATTATAATGGACAATGAATTCAAACACATTTGAATTAAATCAATTAAATTATGaattaaataaatcaaattatTAAATGCATTTAATGTTAGTAGTGAATGATAAGGGGATCCACACATTGAAACAAGAGCCATTATTGTGTAGCGTAAAAAGAATACTAGCAGCAATGTGGCACTGGGAAATGAGAAACTATTTCttacagttattattattattattatttctagtGTCAAAGTTCCTCTAAAGCAACTGCTGGAGAGCAGGGCTTCATTAATGGCTGAGGCACAGACAGGTTTTTGGACTGTGCtgcaacataaaacacatagtCATCACGGACCAAACAAATCAACCAGCTCAGACTGGTTTTAAAGACCAGACAGAAATGATACCAACACATGTAGTAGAATTCCAACATATGCCACAAAGTATTACCGTTTGGTTTAGCGTAATGATCTCACAAACAATTAGGATTCCCTAGTGCAGTCATGTACTCAAAGACTCTGATTACTGTCAAGAGTATAAAAGTATCAGATTGGAGCATAATTATATAATCCAGACTCCATTAACACATCAGAGCAATTGCAATCTGTAAATTCAGTTAATATACAACTAATGAACAGCCATATTGTCCTTGTAACCGTTTCAATACACGACCCCAACCGTGTCACAATACTCCCCTCTCACCTGTAAGGGCTGATACTTTTTCTGCCACCTTCTCAGCAAATCCGATCCGGGTGTTTAGGCCAGTGCCAACTGCTGTCCCTCCAGCTGCCAACTCATACACTCTGGGCATGGCTGCCTTGATCCGCAATATGCTGTACTTCACTTGCTGAACATAAGCACTAAACTCCTTATGACAGAGAAAAGAACCATGGATTTGTATTTTTCCACCACATTATCAGTGGTCAGGTATAAGATATCTAGAAACTGACCAAAATGAATCTATTCAGTTGTTGATTTAATAAATAACACATGATTCATTTGACTAAGATTGCCATTGCCACTGGGCTCTACTAATCACAGGACCTTGGTCAGTGTTAACATTAAATACACCAACATATATTTCACCTTAACTATGGATGCCTACAAGTGCCTTTGATGACTACAGCTGATGCTTTAAAGAAAATAGGGTACAACTGAAATTTAAAATCTTGATGGTAAAACTGATTTGAGAAGACAGGATATATTTCATGCCAACAATTAAGACAATGACAAAGCTAAGACCGCCACCAGACAAGATTCCTTGTTATGCAGGTCATGCACGAAGACAACAGAACATCCTGATTCATCGTGGTCTAAATGCACAACTGTTGGGCAGGGGAGGCTAAATAGCCTGTTATATTTGGATATTAAGTAGAGCTAGGATTTTAAATGCTGTGGTCTTCCATTCTAGCTATAATCCAAATATGTCATATGAAAGCTCCCATTATCTTTAGTTTATGTCAAATGAGCTGGTTACAGAACAGTTACTAAGCTACCAAACCATCAGATACCTCTATCTTAAAGGTCAGCTATGTAACTTTGATGTTAGCACCAGAAGCAAGACAAGCAGAAAACAATTGAAAATTAAACATTGTAAAGCAAGCAAAAGTATGAAAAACAAAGGAAAGTTACTTTGGATTCTTCACAATAGCTGCCTATTCATTCTTTTGTTAGCTTTTTACACAGCCTGGATGTGAATTTGGTACATTTCTGACTAAGTCACATTGCTGAAACTAGTTCCAAAATTGAaatggtaaatggtaaatggacttaatttatatagcgcttttctactcagagagcactcaaggcgctttacacaTTGATGCCTCAGACaactacccattcacacaccaatggcagaggctactatctaagttgccaaACTGCACATCGGCAGCA encodes:
- the fh gene encoding fumarate hydratase, mitochondrial yields the protein MYRSVRNLQRFNNVLPLQNGVAVKHCGPAVGVINIYLRMASSESYRIERDTFGELKVPSDKYYGAQTVRSTMNFKIGGVTERMPIQVIRAFGILKRAAAEVNTDYGLDPKIAEAIVKAADEVTAGKLDDHFPLVVWQTGSGTQTNMNVNEVISNRAIEILGGKLGSKDPVHPNDHVNKSQSSNDTFPTAMHIAAAKEVHEVLIPGLQTLHDALAAKALKFKDIIKIGRTHTQDAVPLSLGQEFSAYVQQVKYSILRIKAAMPRVYELAAGGTAVGTGLNTRIGFAEKVAEKVSALTGLPFVTAENKFEALAAHDALVELSGALNTVAVSMMKIANDIRFLGSGPRSGLGELILPENEPGSSIMPGKVNPTQCEAMTMVAAQVMGNHVAVTIGGSNGHFELNVFKPMMIKNMLNSARLLGDASVSFTNNCVVGIEPNTERINKLMNESLMLVTALNPHIGYDKAAKIAKTAHKEGSTLKATAVALGYLTEEEFDKWVVPSEMLGPK
- the grem2b gene encoding gremlin-2b — translated: MYDVSHLIHRRTPIFLPRMNCMVLLVVVLGLSAAGARTHRPHGSIPSLYKTHGNTSSRQAHGNKQDILASSRAALVVTERRYLKRDWCKTQALRQTVSEEGCLSRTVINRFCYGQCNSFYIPRHIKDQESFQSCAFCQPQKFTMLTVELDCPELQPTFRHRKIQRVKQCRCISISLSKSSER